The genomic DNA AATGAACCCGCTATCCGTCACCTCAAAGCGTGGATCGAACGACACAAAATCGCCTACCTCAATCCCAAGTGCACGCGTGCCATTCGCATCTGTCACTTTCTCATCAATCCGAACTTCCATATTGTCCACATTGCGCTCTGCAGTGCCAGCATTTTGATACACATGAACGGACGTCTGGTGCATTAGAATCGTCCCCCGAACTTCTTTCCCTGACGCTGTATGAATGCGGCAATACTCTCCTTCGACCGCATTCCATTTAAAACCACCGACCATCGACAACTTCAGACGTCCATCGCTTTTAATTTCCTTCACCATTGCACCTAGCGTATCCGTATGCGCAGTGAGGAGTCGATGACGCTTCGTATCCGCCCCCGCAATGGTCGCGATAACGGCTCCTTTATTGGTTTTCATATAAGGTACACCAATCTCGTCAAGTTCCTCGGCAATCAACGCCATCACTTTCGCTGTAAACCCAGATGGACTTGGTGTTTCTACAAGCCTTTTTAACAGATCAATCGTCCGTTTCCCATCAAATATAACCGTCAATTTGTCTTCCCCTTTCCCCCGCACCGAAATATGTCATACTACATAGTTGCTAAATCGTGTATGATATGTCTTAGTATATAAAAAATGATTCGGGGTGCCTAATGCAACATTCAAAAGCTGTTCACTCACGCAATATGTTTATTATACTTTTTTTCTTGCTATGCGTCATCGTCCATCTCATCTTTGTTCCGTTTTTGGGCGAGTTTTACGAAATGATTTCAGCATTATTCGGCATTCTCTCTGCCCTCACACTGCTTGTCCTGCACCGGCGGGGAGTGAGTCCTACTGTCCTACGTCTATTCATCATAATTGGATACAATGCCTATTTATTTCTGGTTAATTTACTCCTACCCGATTTGGCAAAACTACTATTTCTTATGTTCCCACTCATCCTAACAGCGTTTTACAATGTTGTTTGGCTTAACGTCTTGATTACGGTCATCACGGGTCTGGAATTGGTCGTGCTCCTTTACTTATTTGGCCCAATCTACTTAATGGGGCATGAAACCAAATCGCTCATTCAAGTCGCTTTCATTTTCATCATGGTGGCAGTACTTGGTCTACTCTATACAATCAAGATTGGTCCGCAATGGAACAATGTCTTTACCGAAAATAAGAAGATGGGGACTTTATTGACTTCAAAAAGAGGATATCTCAATCTCTTTTTCGAACATGCTGAAGATGCTATTGTCGTATTTGATCTCAATCAAAATATCGTTGCGGTTAACCCTGCTTTCGAAAAGATGTATGGGTGGCAACGGGAGGAAAGTATCGGGCGCTCACTTCGACTCTCCCCCCCATCAGAAGCTACAAAAGTTGCGGAGAGAATCCAAAATGTCTTAGCCGGAAAAAGTTATCATTTTCTTCGCACAAGGGAAATGAGAAAAGATGGATCAATATTCGATGCTGAACTGACAATAGCACCAATCTATGATACTGAAAAAAAGGTTATTGCCACTTCATTCATTGCACGCGACATAACGCCCAAACTACAAGCAGAACGACTGAAAATAGATGCCGAAAAATTAAAAGCAATCGGTGAAATTTCTGCAAGTGTTGCCCATGAAGTGCGTAACCCGATGACATCGATTTCTGGATTTGTCCAAATGATGAAAAATGATCCGGCCAATCCTTACCGTGTATACACA from Sporosarcina sp. FSL K6-1522 includes the following:
- a CDS encoding PAS domain S-box protein, whose protein sequence is MQHSKAVHSRNMFIILFFLLCVIVHLIFVPFLGEFYEMISALFGILSALTLLVLHRRGVSPTVLRLFIIIGYNAYLFLVNLLLPDLAKLLFLMFPLILTAFYNVVWLNVLITVITGLELVVLLYLFGPIYLMGHETKSLIQVAFIFIMVAVLGLLYTIKIGPQWNNVFTENKKMGTLLTSKRGYLNLFFEHAEDAIVVFDLNQNIVAVNPAFEKMYGWQREESIGRSLRLSPPSEATKVAERIQNVLAGKSYHFLRTREMRKDGSIFDAELTIAPIYDTEKKVIATSFIARDITPKLQAERLKIDAEKLKAIGEISASVAHEVRNPMTSISGFVQMMKNDPANPYRVYTEIMYNEINRINLIISEFLVLSKQNLKKTTEFHIENSIEDIVTMFEPEFSNRSICCDVQLSQQTALISGHEDGMKQILINLLKNACEAIVKNGKIIIKVTYKKETVVISIFDNGPGMDDETIDNLFEPFYTTKPDGTGLGMMITKKIIVDYAGTITVDSIKNEGTKIEITLPLLTENKTAIING
- a CDS encoding M42 family metallopeptidase, with translation MTVIFDGKRTIDLLKRLVETPSPSGFTAKVMALIAEELDEIGVPYMKTNKGAVIATIAGADTKRHRLLTAHTDTLGAMVKEIKSDGRLKLSMVGGFKWNAVEGEYCRIHTASGKEVRGTILMHQTSVHVYQNAGTAERNVDNMEVRIDEKVTDANGTRALGIEVGDFVSFDPRFEVTDSGFIKSRHLDDKASTALLLELIRSLKEQGAELPHTTHFYISNNEEIGYGGNSNIPAETVEYIAVDMGAIGDGQASDEYTVSICAKDSSGPYHYALTQHLKGLCQQQKIPFKVDIYPYYGSDASAAIRAGFDVRHALFGPGIESSHALERTHMDSLTASAQLLHAYVTSAMMD